A segment of the Salmo trutta chromosome 3, fSalTru1.1, whole genome shotgun sequence genome:
GGCTTGTCTTTGCCCTTCTCTGGGAAGTTGAGCATCTGCTGGCCGGAGGGGATCTAGAAGGacggaggagagacaggggaggaggTTGAAAGGAATCACACTGTGGTCAGAGGATGCAGTGAATACTCTCACACAATCACTCAACATTTGTAACCCACTAAATCATCAACATCAATGGTTACAGACACACAACGCCAGTATATGTATTTGGATATAATTCGCTATCGGCACCAACAGGCTTGGGTTTAAAGACCCTTCCCCTACTCCCTCAGTATCCAACGACCTGAAAGgactggataggtgaaagcaatgTGACCAAAGCTCCATGTAGTTGTCTAACCTGTGGGGGCCGGTGGTGCATCGGCGTCAGGCCAGAGGGGGTGTCAGCCAGCACGTTGAAGTGGGGGGTGGGCGGGGGGCCCATGGGGAGGGGCCGGCTCTCAGCATCCACCTGGTAGTTCACCAGCCCCCACTGCTCCAGGAAGGCATGCACCCTAGTAGAGAGACATGACAGTTAGATACATGCAAAGAATATACTCCACAATCATCACTCTTGATCAGTGATTTAGAGCAAGACAAAACGGTCCAACTAaacctgggtcgtattcattaggcaccaaacaagAAATCTGACTGGAACAGTAAGGGACAACCTAAACTAGTCCTATAAAAACAAAACACGCATGTTACAAAGCGTTTCGCATACGGTGTGCCCTGACGaacaatgtcctagcttctgCCCTAAGGAATCCATTTCATGTTGACCCCTTGACCTTTCACCTCATGACGGCACACACGTCTCCGGTCAGGTTCCTGCGGCAGGAGGTGGAGGTCAGGTACTCCTGGGGGTTGAGCCGGTACGTGTCGATCATGAAGTTACGGTAGGCCAGGTATCTGACAGGGACAAACACATTTTACAAACAAACCACTGAATCGTCGGGAACAAATAAGGACGTAATGTGTTAGATAgaaatgggtgtgtgtgtacgatGAACAATTCTTTGCGAAAGTGTGCGTCTGCAGTTCTTTAATGGGTTGAGTGAGTTGTGTGTGGGGCAGTGTTCTTTGCTGACTCACATTTCTGGGGACTTGGACTTGTTCTTGCCGTTGAAGAACTCCGGCAGTGCACGCCTCTCAATCTCATGGATACTGAAGGGGGGGAGataaacacagacacaaacataaaACACAGCCCAACACCCCCACCCAAGACACTACCCACACACTAAGAACAGTGGGCCCATCCTCACCAGTTGTAGTCGAACCAGGCGGCGTAGCTGGGGATGATGATGTGGTGGGTCTGCTCGGTCACGTTGTCCTCGCTGGAGTCGATGAGGCGGTTGACCTCGGCCTtgccctgctcctcctcctcctgcaggGGGAGACAGAGTCACACAGATGAGATCAGGTCAACATAGGCAAGCAAGGAGCAGAATTTTGCCTAGGGGGTAGGTTTCTATTATATATATGAATGGAGGATAAATGTCAGAAATGAAGGATTTCCAGATTAATCAGGGATAATCCCATCCCAAATGTAGGAGAACTGAATCAGAATGAGACTGGGTCTGGTGCTACTTTACTGCTTACAGAGCAGGACCAGGTTTCTCAAAAACATCTTACGGCTAAgatcatcgttagaaccttcatagggagcatcgttaaatctcagAGGTGTTTCCCCAAAACCATCATTAATaacgttgcacttgaaaacgctcCTAATCTAATGCATGCCAATCGTAGAACAGGGAAGTGCGTCGTCAGATGCTTTATTTGCACTCCCGCGTCACTTCTAGACCTCCGCTAAACATAGACTGATAAACCATGTGGGTCTATGTGACCgccgataacttcagaacaacGTTCACCACAAATACAAAACTTGCCAATATCTTTGCAATGGATACAAACAAGCGACATATAAAAACTCAACTGAGTTCTATTTTGCTACTCGTAGGCTACTGTCTAATTtgcctcaatatatttcatgatgtgtagcctaacaaTGTGCCAAATTGGGGACTTAGTGCATTGTCATTGGATAAGCATTATAATAAGCggactcaatatttgcagccgtaggtggtaataggagctgatccgtcatcagtattgtgaaataattatcattttaaggaaagatttgaatggagaaagctgaccCGAGACAAGCACTACCTTTCTTTCAATCTTATCAGGCCTAAGTTCCATCGCTATCGAGAAACCGGGCCCAAATCCACAAATGGGTAGACATTTCTTCTAAACACTGACACCAGGTCAGATATTTTTCCAGCCCTCTTCTGGACATGCTAAGAAGCGGGAGTTAggataatctgatcctagatctatcAATGACGGCTATGGTTGTGGATGAATAGGGAACAGTTTACAATGAAGATGGAGAAGAAACCGCATTTAGAGGCAATCATTAAAGGTTTTTAAGGAAAAACGGGTGTTACCTTGCCTCCGGAGACCACAGAGTCATCCTCCAGATCATCTGGAAGACCGAGAGGGGACGTTATGACATCACTTTATCCATTGCTTGACTCAATACATCTCGGTGATTGACAGTTTAGATACTTAAACACTGAAATAGTTCTGCACACACACTTACCCAAATCAGCCACTGCCCCTCCCTTCACTGGGGTGTTCTCGCTATCTTTCTTAGGGTTCACTGAGGACAGGGAAGAAGGAAAAAAGGCTGAAGAATAGCCAGAGTATGGTAGGGGTGAAATACACTGACAGTAGCTATAGACTCTCTCCTCTTGTAAGCTCTCTTTTCAAAACAAGCCACGGAAATAGATACAGAGCAGGGAGGCGAGGTTGCAGAAGTGGCACATTGCAGGTGGGACTAGGTCCAAAAAGACAATTTTTAGTTGAGTGTGTTTGGCTTAGAGCACTCTCAGCTCAAATAGCACTCCATTCAATGCACCACTGAAGAAAGTCTCCCCCGGGCAATTCCCTGCCATCTTGGCAAGGACAGAGTGTACGTGTGTAACTAATTCAGAGAAGAACAAACTGCAGTTACTACAGAGATGATTAAACTGCaagtcaagggggggggggggggcacggggAGGTAGGGGTGAGAAAGAGGACAGAGTGAAGGAtcgagagggaggagagcagatGTGGGAGAGGGAGACAACGAGAGTGATGAGTTCGACAATCAACTGACCGTTCTTGGGCAAAGTAACCTCCTCCATGCTGGGAACAGGCGAGGGGTCCTCCATGTCCTTGGTCaggtcctcttcctcctcctcctcctcctcgccaCGGTGTCCACGACGCTTCCAGTGAGACCCAGGGTTCCTGGGGACAGGAGAAGAGGTCAAAAAGTCAGTGAAGTTTGCCAAAGACACTGATCCAGGGTCAGTTTAGTGTTTTTCTCCCTAATGGCTAAGGTTATGATTTGGGAAGGTtaagctggtcctagatctgtagtTATTAGGGGACTCACCCCTTCTTGCCGCCTTTCTTGCGGGACTCGGCTGGGGTGGTCGGGGGAGATGGCGAGCGCCTCCTCTTCTTCCCGGCGGCGTTGGCCTTGCGCTCCTTACGATCGGGTGTACGGGAAGACTGATCAGAACCACGAGGGATGgccagatgagagagagagagaatgagaagatGGAACAGTCTCACACAGAGGGgagcaggggaggaggagaagagggaggatgtggtggtgaggagaggagagcttgAAAGGATGGGTGAGACGACACAGACAAGAACAAGACAACAATCCACCGTGCAGAGCCCTGTGGTGCAGCAactcactgagacacacacttCCTAAGAATCCATAAGACACACCCCAGAGTTTGgcctacctcctcctccttcgGGAAGATCCTCTGGCGGAAGCTCACAGTCTTCTTGTTCTCGTCCACCTCATAGTCTTCCTCATTCATCCACTCGTTGAAGGCGTCGGTGTCCAGGACCCACTTGGCATGCacctaggagaggaggagaggggtcgAAACCAATCCACTACTCAAGGGTGGTATTGTCTGCTAGTACTTTTCAGGCTGGAGGCGGGGGTTGATTTGGcctattatatatataatatatatataaatgaaaCATTAAAACATGACTGGATGCTCGATCCTCACCTTCCAGGGCTTCTCAGAGATGGGTGGGTCCTCCACATCCCCTTCCACGTCGCTGGTGGACACCCAGGTGTCATAACTGACCGCACAGAGAagaggggttaaaggtcagtaaAAGGTCACAGTGGGTGGACGTGTAAGAGGGCAGAGTGAACCAGCAAAGCTGAAGTCTAACGGTGCCAGTCTCTCACCTGTCTGGGTACATGCCCCAGTGCACCAGCACCTGCTTGTCCTTACGCATGACCGGACGCAGCCACTCCTCTgcaagacaaacacacaccttgcTATCAGCGTACACACACATCCTCAAGTAATGCATACCGACTACTGTATTAATAatagtatattactgtatacacACATTTCACTTTCTTTGAAACGTGATATGAGAGTAGAGTAAGCCCCAGTAACATGACCATAAGGAATTAGATTCAAAGACGACAGCACAATCCAACCCAtaccagtatgtatgtatgtatgtatgtatgtatgtatgtatgtatgtatgtatgtatgtatgtatgtatgtatgtatatatatatatatatatatatatatatatatatatatatatatatatatatatttttttttttttttgtacattctCGTAATTTGGCAGATGCACTTAtcccaagcgacttacagtagtgagttcataCAGTTCTCTgtattggtcccccgtgggaattgagcccacaaccctggcgtagcaagcgccatgctctaccaactgagcctcatGGGATCAAGCAACAAAGTAGATGATATATACATTGCAAGGGGTGGCTTTATTTCCTTTCTCAGTAGAGCACATCACTTACCATCCTCCTGCTGGGTTGGAGAGGGGTAGATATGATGGGTGGCCTTAGACTTGTCCTCAGTGATGGAGCCCTAAAGGAAAGAAGTTAGGATTAGCTGACGATGCCATTTGAATGTCTGGCAAGTGGTGACACAATCCTACCATTGGTTGGTGCGATTTGGGTGGGCGTGTCTTACCTGGTGTCGCTTGATGATGTCCTTCAGCTTATTGGCCTGCTTCTGCTCCATGTCAGGCACCAGGAATACGGTCGGTCGAGTCAGGCAGTTATTCTGAACCAGGGTCTTCTCTACATTCAAGAACATCTCTACATTCCTGTCCATCCTGGAGGGGTTCTGCAGGTCAAACCTACGCCTGCACAGAAAGGAGGGATAGAAcatgtttttgttacttacagTCTCAACTCAACAGGGCATCcttttcccccctccctctcttgaAGCAACCACTGCCTTCTTTGTGATTCCATAGGAGAAAGAACATTTCAACTATTCATTCTACAAATCATAAAAGTGATTAGTCCAAGGTGGGAATGATGCATTTTAAAGTATTCAATCAAGACCCTACTCACCAGCCCTGCTCGCTCTTGAACTTGTAGGTGGAGCCCAGGATGTGACACAGAGCACCCCCTGCCTTGAAGTCCAGGAAGCTCTTGGTCTGATGAGGCAACACAGAAGAAAAGGTGAGGGACGTTCACACAAGCTGGCTCAGATAGATAAAGACAGGGCAAACTACTGTGACACAAAATGTGCAGAAGTGATTGGGAAGCCCTCCAACCCTCTATAGCCCACTCTTCCCTTGCCCAAAAAAGGTCTAGGCTTCATTTCAATTTCACTGTGTGTGTAGGTCCCATCCCTGTCAGGTGTAAAGATGTGTGTGGAGGAGATACTCACAGGTAACTTGGTGAGGGCAGGGTTGTTGACCCTCCGCCCGAAAGCATCTTCCTGGAACTGAAGCAGCTGCACCACCAGCCCTGCCAGGGACTTATTGGAGGGAGAGTCTGCCTGTACATACTGAGACACCACAAGACCACTGTGTTAGTCAGGGCGACACACTCATGTGTGACAAAGGAGGGATCGAATATTGTGAGACCACGGAAGTGTTAGGCTACATGGTCAGACAAACACATGGCCAACGCAGGCACACACAAGATCTCATGAATAGATAGCTCATACTATAAGACCAAAACAGCAGCCTTTCTTAGAAAACAAAAGCAGGGTGATATTACGTCACTTTTTCTTTCAGTGAGGCATCTTCACTGGTCACTGAAAAGTGTCTCCCCGTCAAGAAATTAAATACAGCAGAAAATagtttacagtagctagctagctacttcttttcaatacatttgttttGGGAAATCCACGACCACGCGGAGATGTTTTGCTGCTGCAAAGGCAGCCTTTGCTTGGTTATGTGTGGAACAGTTTGTCTCCAAGCTCAAAGTAGTTCAGAACACGAGATAGTCGAGGTTTCCCTTCAAAACGATGCAGATAATTAGCTAGACATAAATGTAAGACATCAATGGACCAATGATCCGTCTGCTATTATCTGGTCAATCACAATGTTACCAACCGTTACCGTAGCTAACGAACGTTAGTTACATCAAGTCCCGTGCCTTGCCGGATCACCTCAATGTTTACATCTATGATACCGTTTCAAAACATGCTAATTTAGTTATCTTACCTACCGAAGCTAGTTTTCGttacgttagctagccagctacgcTCAGATAGATAGAGTCAGATGAAAACAAAAGTAATTACGTTAGCTACCTTGATACCCTAGATGGGTAGCTTACACAAACAGACAACTCTTCAGCTAGTGTGTTGGCCGTGTAACAAAACAAACGAACGGTACGCTAAGGCTGTTCAGTTagcagctaacgttagttagcctaGCTATCTCTTGACATGTAATGTTCATGTAGTTGGGTAATGTTGTGATGGACATCTTAAGATGCATGAAGCTAACTATCTATTAATATCTAGTTTGCCACAAGTACCTAATAGGAGCGATAGATTGAAAGATATATCTAGATAGCACTTCCATTGTGCTAGAGACGCGTGCCTTGATGTTGGAAATCAAATGGAGGTTAAAACTAGCACTCGCTAACCTTTTTGTAATGTTTCCCGATCCATTGGCGCACCGAATCGATCTGAGAGACCGTTTCTGCGCTCTCCCAGTATTTCGAGGAAGGACCTCCATCTTTCTTACGGCCCACTGCAGTACCGACGCCCATAGGGCCGACTGCTGGTCCCCCTGAACCCGTTCCACCCGCTGCAGTTGCCGCTGTCGCCATTGTTTCTTGTCCTGTCCGCTGCTGTTACGCTTCTCAACCGCGTCACTCACCAAGCAAGTTTTCGAATAAAAAATGCGCATGCGCAGATCTGTAAATAATGCAAAGTTATTGAATCTCGCGATAAAGAGGGTTCATTTGGGAAGAGTCAGTGTGAAGGTCAGGGTTGGAAAAGTCGTACACATTATATTAGGAAATCTGTCGTTATGAACACATATGAATATAGTGGTCTCCATTTTGGGGATTTTCCTACTTTGAATAATACTTTTAAGATAAATTGGGCTAAACATTTCATAAAGAATCCTACTTAAATTTGGAATTTCATCCGTCATTATATCTTCTCCCGTTTTGGTGGCTTAAATTTTGTTACATTGTAACTATAACATTGATAAGATTCCTACACAATGATCTGCTTTTCTTAGACAAGTATTTTTAGCGTGGTCGTtaatataaaaacatattttttcccCGCATAGGTATTTAATTTCGAACAATAAGGATATTTTGTATAGAAACAAGTCTTTATTTTTTAAGAACTGGTCAGATAATCATATCCTGCTGGTGAGTCAACTTTTTAATGCACAAGGATTGTTACTGAATTATGAGGATTTTTTTATCTCGTTACAATATCCCTGTTACACCTAGAGAGTTCCCGTAGTCTTTGATGCTATTCCATCTGGAACTCTCATGTTGTTTAGAGGTGTAGCCAGACCTCACCTTCTTGACCTACCCTCTCTTAATCCATTAAACTCTCCAATAGGAAAcatttgtttctccttctccctcaGAACAACAGATCTGTATGTACTTTATTTCAAAGGTATATTGTATCCATTCCTTATGTCTCAACTTACTGGAATACATTTGTCAATAATATCTGTTGGGAAAAAGTATGGTTATTACCACACAAATGCCTACTTGTTAACAAGGTCAAAGAGGTCTCTTTCAGAATGATCCATAAGTATTGTCTTGCAAATCATTACCTGAAGAAACTCCAAAAAGACTAACATTAACTGTACTTTTTGTGTTGAACATCCAGAAATAGTTttgcatttattttggcataGTCTATATGTAAAGAAATCATGGAAAGATATTCATTGTTTTATAATTGTTAATATTCTTGATGACTTTTGTTTTTTATGGGAGAATGTGCTGCTCAGTTTCCTTAACTATAAAAAGGATAAAGGAAAAAAATGTACCTCATAAATGTAATTGTGCTAATGGGAAATTTTCATATTCAGAAATGTAAATTCACTATTAAAAAACACTATTCCGTGTTTTCTATAAGGAATTCGAGCAGTACATTAAGACCATTCTACATTTTTATAATAAGAAAGCTGTTAAAACAATCAATATGTGTGCATTTTTTAAGGTCTTTGTGTAATCTGTAATTTGTTGTACCCCCTAGCATATGTTATCATTGTCTGTTTGTATTCTTCTTGTATGTATACTGGTTTTTCtgcaataaataaaaataaatacaaaatataaataataatacaataaaaaaagtataaaataaaaggtcagggttccatagcgaCAGGCAATACAACAGAAACTGGATAAGCAGCATGactaggtggactggggacgggaacacccttacaaaaaaagattgcagttttgaaacgtgcagtaactgcagttgaCGGTGTTATTTTTgatgcagtatttgcagcatactgcagttatactgcactctgactgcaatcttttttcgtaagggCAGCCAGGAGTCCTCAGGCCCGGTAGTCCTAAGGCATGtccctagggctcaggtcctgcaggagggtagagggagagagagatggtagaattagagggagcaccagataagacaggagaattacaccagataggacagactgaccgTTTTCTCCCAgaacatagactattgcagcatagatccTGGAGACTGAGACTGGGGGGTCAGGGACACTGTGGCCTTGTCCggcgatacccccggacaggaccaaccaggcaggatataaccccacccactttgccaaagcacagcatCCACgctactagagggatatcaacagaccaccaacttactaccctcagacaaggctgagtatagcccacaaagatcttccCCACCGCCCAAGCGagcgcaaaaccggacaggaagatcatgtcagtgactcaacccactcaagtcaaGTATAGCGAAAAAAGCCTGGCACgacgtgacgcacccctcctagggatggcatgggaGAGCATTAGTAatccagtgactcagcccccataatagggtcagaggcagagaatcccagtggagagaggggagccggccaggctgATACAGCAAGGGtgattcgtcactccagtgccGTGCCGTTCACCTTCGCATCCCTGGGCCAGAaaacactcaatcataggacctactgaagagagcAGTCTTCAGTAAACACTAAAAGGTTGAGACCAaatctgcatctctcacatggataagcagaacattccataaaaatggaactctataggagaaagccctgcctccagctgtttgcttagaaattctagggtcaataaggaggcctgtgtcttgtgacaatagcgtacgtgtaggtatgtacagaaGGACCAAATCgtagagataggtaggagcaagtccatgtaatgctttgtagattagcagtaaaaccttgaaattagccctagccttaacaggaagccagcagctagcactggagtatgatgatcaaatgttttggttctagtcacgattctagcagccgtgtttagcactaactgaagtttatttagtccTTTATCTGggtggagagtagagcattgcagtaatctaatctagaagtgacaaaagcatggattatcttttctgcatcatttttggacaaaaagtttaagaattttgcaatgttacaaagatggaaaaaaagctgcccttgaaatattcttgatatgtatgtcaaaagagagatcatggtccagagtaacgcagaggtccttcacagttctttttgagatgactgtacaaccatcaaggttaattgtcagatccaacagcagatctctttgtttctttggaCCTAGGattagcatctctgttttgtctgagttttcaagtttaaaaaaatgccgccatccactttcttatgtctgaaacacaggcttccaggataggcaattttggggctgtACCATGTTCAGAGAAGAACtttatctttctgacagataacatctaaaccaggcaagaacttgacagtgtagaccaattagggtttcatcgctacagagtccaatggcggcaagctttacaccactccagccaacgtttGTCATTGGCCACCAACCCAGTCAGTCTTTGGGCCACATCCAGGTTCTTTATCACTGGCACACATGAAGCAGTTGTTGGCTTTGTTGAACTCTGAAATCATAGGCATGAACTGAACATATGGCTGTCCCACACGTCATTACATACCAGACATTTTATTATATCCTCAGCCATTTCTTTTCGCAGTTGCTCCATGTGTTTTTGAAGGTTCCATATCAATTTGGGAGGGGATGTTGGGGAAGTTCTGTACAACTTCCTTGTCCATCTTCACCAAAAAATTAAATAGAGTTTTTGACCTAATTGTTACATAACAGCTAACCATTCATTATAACTATCAAACCTGCCCAGTCATCTTTTCCATGGCAGGATCTTCTCATTTTGAAGTATTCTCTTTTTTTATGTAAAAATAATGGAATTATGATTAGTTATAGGCAAATTAATACACAAGCCAAATTTGTATGCTGTTTTCCTTATCACTATAATCTAGTAGTAATTTAGTAGTAGAGGTAATTTCATTTATGCCCCATTCTACACACTGCCTAAATTATAGGCACTAAACCATTTACAGGACAATAATAAAAGTAGCATATAGGATCCAACCCTATCACAGAGTGAATAAATGTAGAGCGTTTGTagactttaagaaaaaaatatgaaGTAACAGTTTCATCAGTACGTGCTTAAAGAAAGTCATATCACAAAGATCACAGATGACAGTGTCCACCAAATCTATGACAATAGAGAATAAGCACCAAAGTGTGTTTGTAAAAATAATATCTAAAAATGTCAGCTGTTGAACATAATACTTCTATTTGCAATAGCAATTTATGATATGTGCAGTTGAGGAATATTCCATGTACCAACACTACAAATAGGACGGACATAAGACATTCCCAcataaagtatttaaaaaaaaaatatttcacctttattcaaccaggtaagccagttgagaaccatttctcatttacaactgcgacctggccaagataaagcaaagcagtgtgacacaaacaacaacacagagttacatatggaataaacaaacgtacagtcaataacacaatacaaaagtCGATATTCAGTGTGTggaaatgaagtaagattaggaagttaaggcaataaataggccgtagtggcaaaataattacaatttctcaaataaacactggagtgagatgtgcagaagatgaatgtgcaagtagagatactgtggtgcaaaggagcaaaaaatatatataaataaaataaataacaatatggggatgaggtagttggatgggctatttacagatgggctacgtacaggtgcaatgatctgtaagctgctctgatagctgatgcttaaagatagtgagggagatatgagtctccagcttcagtgatttttgtaattcgttccagtcattggcagcagagaactggaaggaaaggcggccaaaggaggaattggctttgggggtgaccagtgaaatatatctgctggagcgcgttctacgggtgggtgctgctatgatgaccagtgagctgagataaggcggggctttacctagcaaggacttatagatgacggggagccagtgggtttggcgacgaatatgaagcgatgtcacgttctgacctgtaaaggtgtgatttgttagtgtttagtttgatCAGGACAttgcagggggtatttgttttatgtggttcagggtggttgtgtgtatgtgtccatgtagagaggggtatttgatttattagtccagggttttggttattgttctatgttagtttatttctatgttctgtctagtcatttgtatttctatgtttagttaattggtgttggggccttcagttggaggcagctgtctatcgttgcctctgattgaaggtcctataattaggggtgtgtttgtattgtggtttgtgggtagttgtattctgttttgtgttcttcacatgacagaactgttagtgtcgtttttgtaattgtatacgtgtttcattttgtttcaccttcttcaatataaaaaagaagatgagtatacacttccctgttgcgtcttggtcctccacacacgacacccgttacaagcgagggccagccaacgagagcatacaggtcgcagtggtgggtagtatatggggctttggtgacgaaacggatggcactgtgatagactgcatccaattttccgagtagagtgttggaagctattttgtaaatgacatcgccgaagtcaagaatcggtaggatagtcagttttacgaggggatgtttggcagcatgagtgaaggatgctttgttgcgaaataggaagccaattataGATTtcgttttggattggagatgcttaatatgagtctggaaggagagtttacagtctaaccagacacctaggtatttgtagttgtccacatattctaagtcagacccgtccagagtagtgatgctaggtggGTGGGCagatgcgggcagcgattggttgaagagcatgcatttagttttacttgcatttaagagaagttggaggccacggaaggagagttgcatggcattgaagctcgtctggaggtttgttaacacagtgtccaaagaagggccaggagcatacagaatggtgtcgtctgcgtagaggtggatcagagaatcaccagccacaagagcgacatcattgatgtatacagagaaaagagtcggcccgagaattgaaccctgtggcacccccatagagactggcagaggtccggacaactgGCCCTCCCATTTGACACACTGCACTCTatcagagtcaaaagccttggccaggtcaatggatacggctgcacagtattgtcttttgtcgatgtcgattatgatatcgtttaggaccctgagcgtgactgaggtgcacccatgaccagctcagaaaccagattgcatagcggagaaggtacggtgggattcgaaatggtcggtgatctgtttgttaacttggctttcgaagaccttagaaaggcagggtaggatagatataggtctgtaacagtttgggtctagagtgtctcccc
Coding sequences within it:
- the LOC115179190 gene encoding SWI/SNF complex subunit SMARCC1 isoform X3; this encodes MATAATAAGGTGSGGPAVGPMGVGTAVGRKKDGGPSSKYWESAETVSQIDSVRQWIGKHYKKYVQADSPSNKSLAGLVVQLLQFQEDAFGRRVNNPALTKLPTKSFLDFKAGGALCHILGSTYKFKSEQGWRRFDLQNPSRMDRNVEMFLNVEKTLVQNNCLTRPTVFLVPDMEQKQANKLKDIIKRHQGSITEDKSKATHHIYPSPTQQEDEEWLRPVMRKDKQVLVHWGMYPDSYDTWVSTSDVEGDVEDPPISEKPWKVHAKWVLDTDAFNEWMNEEDYEVDENKKTVSFRQRIFPKEEESSRTPDRKERKANAAGKKRRRSPSPPTTPAESRKKGGKKGNPGSHWKRRGHRGEEEEEEEEDLTKDMEDPSPVPSMEEVTLPKNVNPKKDSENTPVKGGAVADLDDLEDDSVVSGGKEEEEQGKAEVNRLIDSSEDNVTEQTHHIIIPSYAAWFDYNCIHEIERRALPEFFNGKNKSKSPEIYLAYRNFMIDTYRLNPQEYLTSTSCRRNLTGDVCAVMRVHAFLEQWGLVNYQVDAESRPLPMGPPPTPHFNVLADTPSGLTPMHHRPPQIPSGQQMLNFPEKGKDKPSDMQNFGLRNDLYSKKNPKSKGTSGGREWTEQETLLLLEALEMYKDDWNKVSEHVGSRTQDECILHFLRLPIEDPYLENSESSLGPLAYQPVPFSQSGNPVMSTVAFLASVVDPRVASAAARAALEEFSRVREEVPAELVEAHVKKVQEAARSTGKVDPAYGLESSGIAGTAPEEPEKTEPAETEKMDTDSDSQQPDKAESKDEAEKPSESAEKLAEGEKVKSETAEPSEREERESEGGEGKATADKDKEVAMETSEEDKEKEEQGAMEEEERKKLVPDGGDGNIATAAAAALASAATKAKHLAAVEERKIKSLVALLVETQMKKLEIKLRHFEELETIMDREKEALELQRQQLLTERQAFHMEQLKYAEMKARQQMEQQQANAAAQGPAPHHGPPGPGMHHGPPHHGPPPAMHSGHGPPGPGFHPMGPHHPQQTGPMGGPGQPLPGRMMPGGPPTGSMPPMMGPRHPGAPNGMYPGPSPVQADGMPPASVGPQAAAPARVADS